The bacterium genome contains the following window.
AATATTTGGGGTCAGGCACCATGGTGCCTGACCCCAAACAAACAAAAATGACTAATGCAAATATTTCAGAATTTGAAGAATCGATAGGGATTTCTTTTATCGATAAAAATTTAATAAAAAAGGCTTTTACACACAGATCTTATTTGAATGAAAATAAAAGCCTAAAATTGGGACACAATGAAAGATTGGAGTTCTTGGGTGATGCTGTGCTTGAGCTTGTTGTTACAGACTTTTTATATAAAAAATTTCCTCAGAAAAATGAGGGAGAATTAACTGCACTTCGCTCAGCTCTTGTTAAAGCAGAGACCTTGGCAGCTGCTGCTGAACTTGCTGGAATGAACGCATATTTATTGCTTTCAAAAGGTGAATCAAAGGATACAGGACGAGCTAGACAGTATATTCTAGCAAACACTTTTGAATCAGTGGTTGGAGCAATTTACCTAGATCAGGGATATGACATCGTTGCAAAATTTATTGCAGATCAACTATTTGCACAAA
Protein-coding sequences here:
- the rnc gene encoding ribonuclease III, which translates into the protein MTNANISEFEESIGISFIDKNLIKKAFTHRSYLNENKSLKLGHNERLEFLGDAVLELVVTDFLYKKFPQKNEGELTALRSALVKAETLAAAAELAGMNAYLLLSKGESKDTGRARQYILANTFESVVGAIYLDQGYDIVAKFIADQLFAQIDDIIENKTFIDSKSRFQEMAQEKTGFTPSYKLIKEVGPDHNKIFTVAVTVGEETITEGEGKSKQEAEQMAAEKALEIKAW